In Bicyclus anynana chromosome 22, ilBicAnyn1.1, whole genome shotgun sequence, the following proteins share a genomic window:
- the LOC112055454 gene encoding uncharacterized protein LOC112055454, protein MAAKSPTTSVKSREIIGGDQFSQRREVFEKHDTVFMPLPSPTVAPTYRDVEPIITTNHGITTSNFKRNAPGSSSMRETRSEDRSYEFRPRKYSDNFTSELNQSDNVDYRYSMAERNRRLSKLRRDFLKSNLHEPGDGTFTRSGVRASLPTTNTVSAIKYKIENINIYKFPFAEPYSTPTPTRRVVVDLGSPDEDDDKENNPTPDRPKHQSLPNETPGSPKFDHQKLYEELVKRYSPTRKPVDWTLPPTRPKVVGSVPKSTSSAADSVDSTDKKDQEPNAEADEVFEKKEEKKVEKQEPATNESVEQNRVEDIKPNIEILHNGPEVSENEYEPDKKEDANNKANDSKGSLSALEENDFVPELSTFKRQLSRESAKKVPLEKYTDITIPALIEKMTEESEQSQNHKTDGKKVKRKRSFLDKLLGRNKGVKVEKTSK, encoded by the coding sequence ATGGCGGCCAAATCGCCTACAACGAGCGTGAAGTCGCGCGAGATCATCGGCGGCGACCAGTTCAGTCAGCGGCGCGAGGTTTTCGAAAAGCACGACACCGTTTTCATGCCGTTGCCGTCGCCGACCGTCGCGCCCACGTACCGCGACGTGGAGCCGATAATCACGACGAACCACGGCATCACCACGTCGAACTTCAAACGCAACGCGCCCGGAAGCTCCAGCATGCGCGAGACGAGGAGCGAGGACCGGAGCTACGAGTTCCGGCCGCGAAAGTATTCCGACAACTTCACGTCCGAACTGAACCAGAGCGACAACGTCGACTACCGGTACAGCATGGCTGAGAGGAACAGGAGACTGTCGAAACTGCGACGAGACTTCCTAAAGTCTAACTTACACGAACCGGGAGACGGGACGTTCACACGCAGCGGCGTCCGCGCCTCGCTGCCGACTACCAACACCGTGTCggcaataaaatacaaaatcgaaaatataaatatatacaaattccCATTCGCCGAGCCGTATTCGACACCGACGCCGACCAGACGTGTTGTTGTCGATCTAGGATCGCCTGACGAAGACGACGACAAGGAAAACAATCCCACTCCAGACAGACCAAAGCACCAGAGTTTGCCGAATGAAACTCCCGGCTCCCCGAAGTTCGATCACCAAAAGTTGTATGAAGAACTGGTGAAACGTTATTCGCCGACACGGAAACCTGTAGACTGGACGTTGCCGCCGACAAGACCGAAAGTCGTGGGTTCGGTTCCCAAATCTACGTCCAGCGCAGCGGATAGTGTCGACAGTACTGATAAGAAAGATCAAGAACCAAACGCCGAAGCGGATGAAGTGTTcgagaaaaaagaagaaaagaaagttGAGAAACAAGAACCTGCAACTAATGAAAGTGTAGAGCAAAACAGAGTGGAGGATATAAAACCGAATATCGAAATTCTACATAACGGTCCAGAAGTGAGTGAAAATGAATATGAACCTGACAAAAAGGAAGATGCCAATAATAAGGCAAATGACTCCAAAGGTTCTCTATCAGCACTAGAGGAAAACGACTTCGTGCCAGAACTATCAACGTTCAAAAGACAGCTCAGCAGAGAATCCGCAAAGAAAGTCCCACTCGAAAAATATACGGACATAACCATTCCAGCATTGATAGAAAAGATGACCGAAGAGAGTGAACAGTCGCAGAACCATAAAACCGATGGGAAAAAGGTGAAGAGAAAGAGAAGTTTCTTGGACAAACTTCTAGGGCGTAACAAAGGAGTTAAAGTTGAAAAAACATCGAAATAA